The genomic interval CTTCTCCCTTAGCGAAAACGGAATACAACGTAGCTCTAACTCAAAGACGTATCATGTCATTGAATAATTATTTACGCGTTTATGACAACGGTATTTTTGCGCCTTATTTAGACGGCACATCGTCCAATGGAGGAAAATTGGAACTTGCAGGAGTTCCATTTGGCGAATACACAGCCAATCAGATTACGAGTGACAATCCAAATGACGTGAAAAATTCCGTTTTTTCTAGAGCAGCTGCAAGAGAGCGGAAAATTGAAATCCAAAGTGTGAGCTATCTAGAAACGGACTCCATATTCTTCTTTGTGGATTGCCTTCCAAACGTCATTACTCTAGGTAAAATTCAACAAACGGAGCAAAAAATTCAATTTTCGGTGTACAACAATCATGCGAAAAATTTAAAGATTAGTGCCATCAAAACAGAAGGCGATTACCTGAATTTCACCTTCAACCAAAGTATTTCACCCAAAGGAAATTCGGTGATTCAAGCAACTTCTATCAAAAAGCTCCCTGATGGCATTTTCTCCTTCCACATTCTCATTTATTTTGAAGGATATCCAACTCCCATTAAGCTAATGGTGTTAGGAGAAACACCTAAGTAGAATTTATTGATTTGAATCCCTATAGAAATCGGGATAAAATGTATCTTTGCTCGTAAATTCAAACTATGTCACTAGAAAATGGTTCGCTGCCATTAGCGGCTCGTCCTCGGTTAAAGTTTATAGATATGGCACGCTCTATTGCCATTCTAATGATGCTTGAGGGCCATTTCACAGGTTCTGCTTTGGCAGATAGATACCGCGATGACAACAATTGGCTTTTCAGTTTTTGGCACAATCTTCACGGACTTACCTCTCCTCTATTCTTTGCGGTAACAGGTGTTGTATTTATCTATTTATTAAGTCGATCTACAGACGAGCCTTTCTTTCAAAACGAACGTGTAAAAAAAGGATTTGGACGGGTGAGAATGCTTTTATTTTGGGGGTATTTCATTCAATTTGACCTGATTACTTTTGCTCGAGACACGTACTACGGGTTCGAAGATTTATTCAAAGGTGGAACACGCGGTTTTGTATATCATTTAGATTGGTTTCAAGCATTTCATGTTCTACAGTCAATCGGATTCGGAATTTTCTTCCTGCTTTTAGTTTTTGGAATTTATAAGCTCATCAAAAAAGGACCTCTTTATCTATACTATTTGATTGCAGCATTGGTCATTTTTGTTATTTATGGATACTTGAAAGAACACATCAAATTGTATGGAGTATCTGAAGGAATCAAAACTGCGAAAGATCCAAGTGCATTTATTCCTAGTGGGGCTCCTAAATTCGTTCAAAACATGATTTATGGTCAATTTTCTGATTTCAGTTTCGTGCGTTATTCCGGTTATGTATTGATGGGGGGAATGATTGGAGCAATTATCAGACAATTTGAACGTAATGTTCGTAAATGGTGGTTTGGAATCACATTTATTCTTATCGGTTTGTTCTTCAATATTGTCGGTCAATCACTCTTTCATGAATTAGATCAATTGACTGATTGGATTGGATTAACAGGGCATGGCTGCTTTGAAAACAACACAACAGGATTTGCCCGAATGGGGCAGGTTGCAATACTTTTAGGAACGTTGATGCTTGTCGATGCTAACTTTAAAATCAATGCTCCTTTATTCCTGAAAATGGGTCAAACGACTTTCCCCGTATACATTGTTCATGTGATTATTCTTTACGGTGGAATTATTGGCATAGGCCTTGATCCATCAGCATGGTATCATCGTCAATTTGATCCATGGGTAGCAATCTCAATTTCAGCATTTTTCATTACTGTATTTGTATTCATGGTGAAGTATATTGAACCATTAACAGAAACTTATTACAAAGTCTTTGGGATTTTTTACCCGAAACGAAAAAAACGTCTAAATGAATAAATTAGCTCTATTTTTTTCTTTTTTGACGGGCTGTTGTGTAGCCCAACAACCGACGAATGTCTTATTTATTGGAAATAGTTTTACGCATATGAATAATATGCCTAAGATTTTCGAACACTTAGCAAATTCGTTAGGTAAAAACGTTTATGCGGATTCCATTGCGGTAAGTGGAAGTACTTTAAAAGCACATAGTGAACGACCTAGTACTTATGCTAAAATGAAAAGACGCAAATGGGATTATGTCTTAATCCAAGGCTTTTCGCGTGAATTTGCTGAGGACAGCTCTGTGATACGCACAGAATCTATTCCATATGCCAAAATACTCATTGATAGTCTGCTCAAAACAAGCCCATGTGCTCAAATTTACTTTTACATGACTTGGGGATATGAAAAAGGATATCCAGAACAGCCTGCAAATGACACCTACGAAAAAATGCAACAACGTATTTCCAATGGATATATGCTAATGAGTGATTCCTTAAATTATCCTCTTATTCCTGTTGGAATGGTTTGGAAGAATATCCGTGAAATGCATCCTACCATTGACTTATATTTTACAGATCGTTATCACCCAAATGCATTAGGTAGTTTTACAGCTGCCTGCACCGCATATACGTCTATTTTCAAAGAGTCTCCTGTTGGTGGAACAGCACCAAAACGAGTAGATAGTACCTACTGGAAGGTCATTGAGCAAACGGCTGCAGCAATTGTATTGAAAAATTTGAATCTCTATAAACTGAATCAAACAAGGGTATTTAACATTAAAGAAACCCCAATACTTGATTTTAAGGTTAAGGAAAATTGGTTGGCTGCACAGTTTACAAATGTAAGCAACAATAAAGGCGACTATTATTGGGATTTTGGAGATGGAATAACATCGACTAAAAAGAATCCGAAACATTATTACAAAACGACAGGAACTTACACCGTAACTCTTCACATGAGGCAAAATTGCAACAACTTTAAGTTGAAGAAAATTATCACTGTATCCAATAAGGTAAAGAGGGGAAATTCAACGAAATAATATCTGATTGATTAAATGGAATCTTTCAAAAAAAAATTAAAGTCTTTTGTCTTAAATTCTTTTCCTATAAAATACTGAATCTGACTGTATTCAGTATTGTCATAAATAGAAACATTACTAGCTCCAACAGGACTTTTTCCAATAATTACGGAATACATCGTACACGCAACTAAGTATGATCCTGAATAAGACGGATGAGAGTTGTCTCTCACATACAAGTTTGATTTTGGGTACTTTAAACTATATGCCCTCCAAACTTTTCCCACTGGAATAACGGGGGTTTTATACCTGTTTCTAAGATTAGAATATCCATCTGAAACAGCCATTAGCATTGAGTCAGGATTAGCAAAGCGCTTTATTTTTCTATCCCCATTTTTATAAGGCCAAGTCATATAAAAATAAACCTTGGCTTGTTTTTGAGTTGTGTGAATTAACCCTAATAGTTTATCTAAAGCAGGAAAAGTTTTTTCTTTAAATCGAACAGAATCTCTTAGCATATCTCTAGAGGAACCTTGCAACACAATGACATCCCAATTCTCTTTTCGAAGTGCACGTTCGAGCTTTTTTCGTTTTGCTTGAAGATAAAAGGTGTATTTACCCCTTGTTATGTGTGTCACTGAAATATCATCCCCTTTTGACTTTGCAATTTCCTCAAAAAGCTTCGGCATGTTGTTTCGGTAGGTATAGCTATTACCTACAAATAAAACACGTATTGTTTTCTGCGATTCAGAACAAGAAAAACCAATAAGGAGGAATAAGAAAATATACCAGATATTTCCCTTCATTAATTATGCGTTTTGAATATCTTGTGCAATTTGAGCCAACTCTTCGTTACTCAAAGTCATTTTTTCTTGTGCAAAATTCATATCGGCTATTCCGTTTATTGGAATCAAATGAATGTGTGCATGTGGAACCTCCAAACCAATAACTGTCACCCCAATTTTGCGGCAAGGAAACACTTTTTTAATTTTATGAGAAATCGATTTTGCAAAAATCATCATATCAGCAAGTTCATCATCCTCCATATCGAAAATATAATCTATTTCCTTTTTGGGGATAACCAAAGCATGTCCTTTTCTCAAAGGCATAATATCTAAAAATGCTAAGAAGTTCTCATTCTCTGCAATTTTATGGCAAGGTATTTCCCCTGAAATGATTTTTGAAAAGATGGTTGCCATTACCTTGTGATATCCATTACTTCAAACTTCACGATTCCATTTGGTGTTTGAACATCAGCTACATCACCTACTTTCTTACCAAGGAGACCTTTTCCGATAGGAGAATCGATTGATATTTTCTTTAATTTCAAATCAGCTTCGCTTTCTGCAACAATCGTGTATTCCATTTCCATCCCGTTGTTGACATTTTTTATCTTCACACAAGACAAAATCAACACTTTTGAATTATCCATGATTGAATTATCAATGATTCTAGCTTTGGATAACAATGCGTCCATCTTTGAAATTTTCATTTCCAACAACCCTTGAGCTTCTTTTGCTGCATCATACTCAGCATTCTCTGATAAATCTCCTTTATCTCTTGCTTCAGCAATTTGTTCTGATATACGCGGACGTTGAACTGTTTTCATTTCATGCAATTCATCCTTCAACTTCTTAAGGCCTTCTTCTGTATAATATGCGAAATCTGACATAATCTTTTATTCTGTTATAAGCTATAAATAACAACAAGAGAGCCCAATGGACTCTCCTGTTACAACAAATATATGTTTTTTTATCTATCGAAACAATATCATTTCTCTTATTTTAACTTGTTTTTTAAGCCAAATAGGATCATTCTATTTAACAGAATTGATTAAATAGTTTCTAAATCGACTTGTCTCATTCCACCAAAGAACTTAACAATACGTTCTCCAACTCCTGGAACATCCACATGAATCAAGTAAACTCCACTTGCAATTGGAACTCCGATAGAATTCTTCAAATCCCAGTCAATCGTTGTTACTGGATTGTCTTTCTTATACTGACGAATCATTTTTCCACTCACGTTGTAGATTGTTACCGTACACTGATCAGGTAAGTTCACAATTTTAACACGCGTATCAACTCTGTTTCGCTCGTATTCAGAAAATGCATAGTAAGGATTTGGAACGACATTGATTAAATCCAATGCGCTTGCCAAAGCATCTCTACTTCCTGTCGTGGTTTGTAAATCATTCATCGACCAAGAATACATTGGTTTTCCACCATTAAGTCCCGTTGCTGTAAAATCAGCATATTGCTTGTTTACTCGCAATTTCAATCGTGCTGTGGACTCCAAAACGCTATGACCTGGTGCTGTAATCGTGTTAGCAATCCACATCAAACTTGTATACAATTTCTTGTAGGAAGTATTTGTTGCTATTTGGAATTGATCGTAAACCCACGTGTTCGTGCCATCGTAATAAGGACAACCCTCATTGTTGATGTTTACTCCAAATACCCAAATCGGTTGGTTACCTCCATTTACATACAACCCATTTCCGTCTGTCTGTCTGCTTGATGGATTCCAAACCATGTCTGCTCCATTGTCTCCTCCTAAGAACGAATTCTCTCCAAAAGCCATGTGCAAACGTGCGCCTGTTTCCAAATCAATTGCATAACCTGGGAACCAACCCATACCTGTAGTTGGAGTTCCGTCAGGATTTCCATTCTTGTCTACTGATGCGGATGCCCGAGGACGACCTGGTAAACCTCCTCCTTGATTCAAATTCGCATCGCGACCTAGTTCTACAACCACACAACGAGTCCATTTTGTCTTATCTGGAGTCATAACGATATCTACGCTAGGTAACGATTTGATCGATGCATTAGTACGAGCAATCGGTATTCCTCCATAATTTGTCGGATAAGCCAATGGCATGAAATCACATTGGTAACCTGTCAACTTGTGTGGACCTACTCCCCCACCCAATAATTTGTTGTACTTCTCCTTTGGATCAAGACCTATCTCATCGGAGAAACAACATGGATTCAAATAACTCGCGCCTCCCCAAGTATCACAATCTGTTGCTTGAACAGGGGCATAAGTCCCCGTTCGTAACCAGTTTCGTGGTGTCAAGGATGCATCATCTTCTACAAAATCCAACCACCGCTTTGTGGAATCTGAATACGAAATCGACGAAGACAAGGGATCTGTGTACAAATAAAAAGCTGAATTAGGTGCTACAGGGTAGTAGTACTTATCTTGGAAAATCTCAATCGAAACTCCCCATTTGGGAACTACCTGCTCATTCCCTTGTTTAATCGTTACATCAGATGTTACGGAATCCAATAAATTACCCCCTTCTGTATCATACCTGTTAATAACCCAACTAGATGTGTCAATTCCTTTAATCTCGGTAATTCCATTTCCTGAAACACCAACATAATTACGGAATTTACACTCAAAGTAACCGCCTACAACATTCAAGGGATCAACAACTTTCACATTGATTGGACCGCCATTGTAGTCATACTCCAATTTATCTTTGAAGCCATTAGCTACAATCGCATCCTCAGATGCTGTTGTTAATTCCAAGGATCTAGAACCATTTCCTGTTCCGTCTAGACGCGTAATACGTGGCGTTTGACCATAGATAGAATTTGCTATAGATCCGCCCGCTTCTGGTGCTATCTTATGAGGAACCGCTGGAATTCCTTGCAACGTAGATCCATCTGCATTAATACGTGAACGTAAGTATGGTTTTTTCTGCCCATCTAAATATTGGGCATCACTTGGATCATATGCTTTATAACTATTGTAACCATAAGCTACTGCGATATAGTAATACGTTTTAAAGTTAACTAAGCGGCGATCTCCTGCAGCAAATAAATCCTCTGTAACTCTAAAGGTATGCTTGATCCCTGCATCAGTACCATTTACTTTCTCTACTGGGAATGAATAACCTAGTTGCTCATCAAATTCAAAGTTAATCAAGCGTTTTACTCCATTTTTAATATCACACTGTGCTACTAAACGTGCAAACTGATCATCATCCAAATCTGTAATACCTACCTGAGCATCTTTCAATTGATAAATTTGGTAACCTTCAAATCGATAGTCTTTGTCGTAAATAATTGGATTGCCATTTGGCAAGGTATCTCCAGGTCCATTAGGATCAACGATTCCAATTAAATCTGTCTCGGTATATCCCTCCTTGAAATTATTGGACGTATTTGGATTATCTAACATGATAATCAACTCATTCCCCATTTCTTGGAAAGTCATTACAGGTGCTGTTGGTGGTTCCAAGATACGGAAACACAAATCAAACAATGCTTGTGCTTTTGTATCTGCCGTTTTTAGAGCATTCACGGAAGAGAAAATCTGTCCCTGAAAGCTTCTTCCATAAACAATCCCTACCGTAATGTTATTTACCGCTCCTGGTTTTAAAGTAAATGGTCCTGCTGACTGTACAAAACGACGGTCACCAGATGGGTTTGATGTTGAATTCAATCCACATGGCTCAAATTCAGACCAGCTCGCTCCTGGATCTTGACCCTCTGTTGCCCAATGCAAAGTATCTGAATCTGCTGGGAACATATAATTTGTTCGGATTGTTGAAGAAACACATGGAGCGCCTGGGAAACCTGTACCTCCATAATACAATGGATCTCCTAACTGCCACAATCCTTGCATATAATTGTAATACTGAACAGAAGATGTTGGATCTGCTTGCCCTATTGGTGCAAGATTCCCTGTATAAATCGTAAAGTTACGCATACCGTAGCGCTCATTATCAGCAATTCCATCACCATAACCTAGTCCAAGTCCTCTGTAAACGATACCCGTATCCAATAATGCCTGAGATACAGTTGGACTAACCCATTTATTTGAAATAGAGTCAAATACAGGCCCCACATTATCTCGCCCATCTGCATCTTGATAAGGACCTTCGAAAAAGTCAACACCAATTGCCGGAGGATTTTGTCCAAAACCTGGACGACCTCCATTTGGTTCGTCAAGCAAATCACCATTATACATGTAACTCAATCCACGTGTTACATCACAACCAGCATAATCATCTGCATTATTTCCTAAATCTGCATCAATGTATTGGGAGAAGTAAGTATTATACAAGGTTTGTGTACCTCGGTTGATCAACTCGTAGTTATAGAAAGTCATTTTATTGATCTCATCATCTGTTGCAAATGCAAAAGCCTGAGCATGAATTTCCATTCCAATTGGTTCACCCTGTGATTCCGTATGACTATTTCCTTGGTCATTAAATACCCACCAATTGGTAACGTCACCAAACAAGGTAACACGTCTATCCGCTCCACATTGAACGTCATTACGTCCTAAGATATCATCGTACCAAGGATATTCACCATCTGAAGGCTCATAAACAAAGTCATCATCTAAATCCTTGAAAGGAGCCAAAAATTGATCTTCACCTAAACTTGCATTTCCATTTCCTGGCCATGCATTGATTTGAGCCAAGGTTTCATTGGATGGTTCTGGACAATCACCCGTCGTACATTCATTCCAAACAATAAATCCGATTACTCCAGCTTTAGTAATTGTGAAAATGTTGTCATACAAGAGACAGCTTTCTGGTGTAATCGCACCAACACCAGAATTACGTGTTGTAGCATCACCTTGAGGAACATTCGGATTGAAATTACCAGTCCCAAAATTCACTGTTAACGGACCAGGCCAAAAATCATTTCCTTCGTTTCGGAATTTAACTGCCGCCAATTTTAGTTGACCATTAATGTTTTTCCCTCCCATCCACAATGCTCCAGCATAAATTACTGTAACAGCTGTTTCACTTCCTTTTTTCTTAGGAACAGTATAAGTAGCAAGGTTATTTGATCGGTCTAAGAACAACAAACCTCCAGTTTCCAAACGACAACTAACGTCGTTAAAATCCATTACTTTGCTGTAATTAGCAGGTGCACAATTGGCAGCCTTTGTTGTTACTGTGGGCTTCGGTTTACCACCTGATTTCCCACTTTTCTCAAAATCATAATTGTATGCGCTGGCTTCGCCAACGAAACACATCGTAATTGCAAGAGATAAGTATTTAAATGTTCGTTTCATAGTAATATTTTTTACTTGGAAATTAATTTGCCCCCCTTTAAAATATTAAGTTCACATGTAAAGAATGGGTTAGATTCTCTCATATTATGATGAACGCAAACAATGGAAAAATGGTTGGTGAAATTCAAGATAATTCGTCTAAATATATGCAAGCTAAAATAGAGGTCTGTGCAAGTTGAGTCAAAAAAAAACAGGAGAGTCAAATTGACTCTCCTGTTTCAAATAAAAATATTAATCTAATGAGCTTATTTAATGCTAATAGTAGCTCCAAATGTATGAATTACTCCAAATACTCCAGCCAATCTCATTGCGTACTCCAATCCCAAAGCCGATTTATTTTTACCAACTAAAGCGTCAGCAGAGAAACCTGCCGTTAAACCAGTCAATGCATTTGAACGATTTTCTGTTTTGAAAATTCCTTTCTCTGCAATATAACCCGCACGAATATTGAATGCTACTCTATTTAATGTCATTCCATAATCTAAACCTAAACGGTATTGATCTTTTTGGAATGAATTAGCTGTAAATGCTGCACTTAGAATTAACTTATTCTTTTCATTCATATTGAAATCATAAGATCCTCCAATATTCAATAAAGAAGGTAATTCATAGGTTGCAGAACGTTGCTCCAAAGTTGCAATACCACCAGTAGCCAAAATATTAACTTGATCTGATAGCCCATCACCTTTATACTTCATTACAGGACCAACATTCTTTAGAGCAATTCCAAATTTAATTTGGTCTTGCTCACCAGTAACATATCGGATACCAGCATCGAATGCAACTCCAGTAGCTCTCAAATTCGAAATACTTTCAGAAATAACCTTGAAGTTAACTCCTCCATAAATACTCGAGGAAAAGCTATGAGCAAATCCAACAT from Fluviicola taffensis DSM 16823 carries:
- a CDS encoding acyltransferase family protein, coding for MSLENGSLPLAARPRLKFIDMARSIAILMMLEGHFTGSALADRYRDDNNWLFSFWHNLHGLTSPLFFAVTGVVFIYLLSRSTDEPFFQNERVKKGFGRVRMLLFWGYFIQFDLITFARDTYYGFEDLFKGGTRGFVYHLDWFQAFHVLQSIGFGIFFLLLVFGIYKLIKKGPLYLYYLIAALVIFVIYGYLKEHIKLYGVSEGIKTAKDPSAFIPSGAPKFVQNMIYGQFSDFSFVRYSGYVLMGGMIGAIIRQFERNVRKWWFGITFILIGLFFNIVGQSLFHELDQLTDWIGLTGHGCFENNTTGFARMGQVAILLGTLMLVDANFKINAPLFLKMGQTTFPVYIVHVIILYGGIIGIGLDPSAWYHRQFDPWVAISISAFFITVFVFMVKYIEPLTETYYKVFGIFYPKRKKRLNE
- a CDS encoding DUF4886 domain-containing protein; its protein translation is MNKLALFFSFLTGCCVAQQPTNVLFIGNSFTHMNNMPKIFEHLANSLGKNVYADSIAVSGSTLKAHSERPSTYAKMKRRKWDYVLIQGFSREFAEDSSVIRTESIPYAKILIDSLLKTSPCAQIYFYMTWGYEKGYPEQPANDTYEKMQQRISNGYMLMSDSLNYPLIPVGMVWKNIREMHPTIDLYFTDRYHPNALGSFTAACTAYTSIFKESPVGGTAPKRVDSTYWKVIEQTAAAIVLKNLNLYKLNQTRVFNIKETPILDFKVKENWLAAQFTNVSNNKGDYYWDFGDGITSTKKNPKHYYKTTGTYTVTLHMRQNCNNFKLKKIITVSNKVKRGNSTK
- a CDS encoding DUF4886 domain-containing protein — encoded protein: MKGNIWYIFLFLLIGFSCSESQKTIRVLFVGNSYTYRNNMPKLFEEIAKSKGDDISVTHITRGKYTFYLQAKRKKLERALRKENWDVIVLQGSSRDMLRDSVRFKEKTFPALDKLLGLIHTTQKQAKVYFYMTWPYKNGDRKIKRFANPDSMLMAVSDGYSNLRNRYKTPVIPVGKVWRAYSLKYPKSNLYVRDNSHPSYSGSYLVACTMYSVIIGKSPVGASNVSIYDNTEYSQIQYFIGKEFKTKDFNFFLKDSI
- a CDS encoding HIT family protein — encoded protein: MATIFSKIISGEIPCHKIAENENFLAFLDIMPLRKGHALVIPKKEIDYIFDMEDDELADMMIFAKSISHKIKKVFPCRKIGVTVIGLEVPHAHIHLIPINGIADMNFAQEKMTLSNEELAQIAQDIQNA
- the greA gene encoding transcription elongation factor GreA, translated to MSDFAYYTEEGLKKLKDELHEMKTVQRPRISEQIAEARDKGDLSENAEYDAAKEAQGLLEMKISKMDALLSKARIIDNSIMDNSKVLILSCVKIKNVNNGMEMEYTIVAESEADLKLKKISIDSPIGKGLLGKKVGDVADVQTPNGIVKFEVMDITR
- a CDS encoding T9SS type A sorting domain-containing protein, with the protein product MKRTFKYLSLAITMCFVGEASAYNYDFEKSGKSGGKPKPTVTTKAANCAPANYSKVMDFNDVSCRLETGGLLFLDRSNNLATYTVPKKKGSETAVTVIYAGALWMGGKNINGQLKLAAVKFRNEGNDFWPGPLTVNFGTGNFNPNVPQGDATTRNSGVGAITPESCLLYDNIFTITKAGVIGFIVWNECTTGDCPEPSNETLAQINAWPGNGNASLGEDQFLAPFKDLDDDFVYEPSDGEYPWYDDILGRNDVQCGADRRVTLFGDVTNWWVFNDQGNSHTESQGEPIGMEIHAQAFAFATDDEINKMTFYNYELINRGTQTLYNTYFSQYIDADLGNNADDYAGCDVTRGLSYMYNGDLLDEPNGGRPGFGQNPPAIGVDFFEGPYQDADGRDNVGPVFDSISNKWVSPTVSQALLDTGIVYRGLGLGYGDGIADNERYGMRNFTIYTGNLAPIGQADPTSSVQYYNYMQGLWQLGDPLYYGGTGFPGAPCVSSTIRTNYMFPADSDTLHWATEGQDPGASWSEFEPCGLNSTSNPSGDRRFVQSAGPFTLKPGAVNNITVGIVYGRSFQGQIFSSVNALKTADTKAQALFDLCFRILEPPTAPVMTFQEMGNELIIMLDNPNTSNNFKEGYTETDLIGIVDPNGPGDTLPNGNPIIYDKDYRFEGYQIYQLKDAQVGITDLDDDQFARLVAQCDIKNGVKRLINFEFDEQLGYSFPVEKVNGTDAGIKHTFRVTEDLFAAGDRRLVNFKTYYYIAVAYGYNSYKAYDPSDAQYLDGQKKPYLRSRINADGSTLQGIPAVPHKIAPEAGGSIANSIYGQTPRITRLDGTGNGSRSLELTTASEDAIVANGFKDKLEYDYNGGPINVKVVDPLNVVGGYFECKFRNYVGVSGNGITEIKGIDTSSWVINRYDTEGGNLLDSVTSDVTIKQGNEQVVPKWGVSIEIFQDKYYYPVAPNSAFYLYTDPLSSSISYSDSTKRWLDFVEDDASLTPRNWLRTGTYAPVQATDCDTWGGASYLNPCCFSDEIGLDPKEKYNKLLGGGVGPHKLTGYQCDFMPLAYPTNYGGIPIARTNASIKSLPSVDIVMTPDKTKWTRCVVVELGRDANLNQGGGLPGRPRASASVDKNGNPDGTPTTGMGWFPGYAIDLETGARLHMAFGENSFLGGDNGADMVWNPSSRQTDGNGLYVNGGNQPIWVFGVNINNEGCPYYDGTNTWVYDQFQIATNTSYKKLYTSLMWIANTITAPGHSVLESTARLKLRVNKQYADFTATGLNGGKPMYSWSMNDLQTTTGSRDALASALDLINVVPNPYYAFSEYERNRVDTRVKIVNLPDQCTVTIYNVSGKMIRQYKKDNPVTTIDWDLKNSIGVPIASGVYLIHVDVPGVGERIVKFFGGMRQVDLETI
- a CDS encoding PorV/PorQ family protein is translated as MKSINNIIRCTALAGVVMSYSSVFAGNEDRVGSAGATQLLVNPWARSLAIGDAGVSHVNGLEATFTNIAGLAFTDKTQIKFNRTNWMGSAGIALNAAGVAQRISASSVIAVSIQSMNFGDNLITTVDLPDGNQGTFSPRMNIFNVGFAHSFSSSIYGGVNFKVISESISNLRATGVAFDAGIRYVTGEQDQIKFGIALKNVGPVMKYKGDGLSDQVNILATGGIATLEQRSATYELPSLLNIGGSYDFNMNEKNKLILSAAFTANSFQKDQYRLGLDYGMTLNRVAFNIRAGYIAEKGIFKTENRSNALTGLTAGFSADALVGKNKSALGLEYAMRLAGVFGVIHTFGATISIK